The Vigna radiata var. radiata cultivar VC1973A unplaced genomic scaffold, Vradiata_ver6 scaffold_155, whole genome shotgun sequence DNA window atgctttttaatCCATCAATTATTTAaccaatattcatctaccaaatgaaattaaaagtgccATTAGCTTGAGAAAAcccccttgggccgtgagctcctagtccaccaaggcccaacttcaattcttgactttcttccttaaatgaacaATGCAAGATGTGTTGACTCTTTGTCTCATATGCACCAAACTTCAAGACAACAATCATGTTCCTTCCATATCATTCAAAACCGTCCCACCACTcctttccatgcagcaaaaacaaAACCACACACCAAGCCACACAAATTCACGTTAACAATGCAATGTTGGGTGCAAAGAATGCTtctaaaaagtccacaagtcaaagggtgctttaatctcttctttcaagatgccacatgtgcaaagtcaaggcaaggaaaaaaaaacaatcacaataacCTCCCATCAATGCAATTCACGTCCAAACAAGCAAGGTTTGAATTCCAAAGTAGAAATATTCCTTCTATAGAATATGTCCCCTTCATGTGCATGGCCAAATGAggtaaagaattaaatgaagcatTCTCTCTCCTTGCACCActctttttggtttttcttcaacaagcaACATTCAAATTGTTTCTTCCACTCTCCATTACCGAGAACACACAAAGAAACCCAAGTTTCAAATGCAAATCAACACAAGCATAGCAAAACCAAGTTCTACCTTCGTAAATCCAACTTCACCACTcatctttcttcaacttttttgaccaaaacaaaaccaaacctctANCTTCNCNAGCATTACCGTCCAGCCACCATCATCAATCACAAAGTCCAGCTCAAAATTTGTTtcccaacatcaaaaacaaaatactagaagaaaatggctcaagaatacaatacccatgcaccaacttaagcctttttcactaccaaacttgacagcaactccattttcatcctccaaacCAAGAAACTCAAGATATATTCGAATTCACTGCGGCAAAATGATGAGAAAACCGAAATGAACAATGGGTCTCCCTTCCATCAAagaaccaccatgaaaaagcaaagaagaagcttcaaactcaagcattcaaccttcaaaacgaaaatctaaagagagaaatggtagagcttcattccatcatgcaagaacaagcattgttgctaacaatagaagaagaaaaacgtgatctttatccattcaagctcaaaaacgaaaatggcacCCAAGGCTCtgaagagagagttcatacatggcAAAGCTAAAGCAAAAGTATGGAATGAGTAAGTTGTAGTGTGTGTCTCGGCAATTTGCCCTAAACAATGCCTTCCCCCttcaaaataggtggggtccacctcctaaaagaaaccctagggNTAGGCCAAGTGTCCCaccattgggcttctacaaaatttgccacaaaagggcccaaatgcacttaNgcacttaatctaattaaggtttctaaaaaaaacgaaaatacaactttataaaaatggaaatggctaaatgttgagtcttgaatgattatgccaccatccctaatgctccaattgatgtttcccaaaatttccctgcaaccaaaatacacttaatcagctcagaaaaccccaaattagcacaatcacaaatttccgaccaaattaagcagaattcggaaaacggggaaataacagacaattaaacacaattccctggtttatttaagtgcaataaaataaatatagttcaagaaataaccactcatcaaaatagaccacacttggtcttttgcactcttgggcaaaaccaagacgaaaaccagggaactactcaaacatcagggaggtgagACAGACTCGACAGATAGgcaacaaagactcacaaaacagaaacagagctgcacaattctcacaaaatctggacagtgaaaggaagtGGAAATCAGATACTCACAAAATCATCCAAACAATTCAGttcatggaaaacagtcaatcagttcaagagatgaatcaagagcaacagagcctcacagatgcacacaatcagtgtttctcccaagtgtttaaggttaatcaatgtcactcaatgcactcaagaaagtaCACAGagatagacttggcaagcctctaatatcaacactcaaacacatatgcatgttcaaatcaaaaggtcttttcatggttgtaatggggccaaggacaagggaggatatcatatggataagaagctacaaaccaaagggaatagaggagcaatggggaataagtgaaaacacagtcaattttttttaattttttctcaattttctgtattttttctttttttttttcatcttgtctcttttcttttctctcttttcagaacacaactctaagagacaagatacatgatatttacaatgcaaccgcaagaagaggactcactagtcaattcatctgcaactcctaagagaccacacttattcctaaaacaattccaaagctccaaaattccctaaggtttaggtaatcatggtttttcacttaggctattgtatgagcttcaaaacaaagaaatgggggaagtataggctcaaggGGGCTCAtaaagagatcataacagggtaggctatctggctagagaggctcaatcaacaaaaagcctttatcattttcaaacatgctcatgaatcaagaattatcaacagagtcaagccatgGCTTCCATGTGTTGActtcaaagcaaaataaaagtTGGAAGAATTTCTCTCATCCAGCCGAGACGTCCCCTCTCCAACGTGGGACTTCAATTTCTTCAAGAAAATTCACATTGCTTCCAACCATCACATCAAGTCTACCTACTCACCTTGCCTAAAGACTCAATGACCGAACCTCTTTCCTCAATTTTGACTCCATCCGCTGCTTACCATTATAAAAGCTAAAGGAAAGGCATTTACAATAAATGTAAGGCTACCTACTCAAGATGTGACAACTCCTCTTCCTTCAATGAGAAATGAaatcttcaaaacaaagaaatggctCACTATCGCTGCAACACAATGCTTCTCTCTTGCttctgaataaaaataaattcttgtCATAACACATTAAAAGACGTTCCACCTCATTCTTCCAATTCTATGCAAGCTAAAACCGTACTGCACCATTTTTTATGCAATGAAGATTGAAGAAAACATTACCTTGATGTGCTAGaccaaaagaaattgaaaattgattCCCCCAAAATAAAAGGATCGTGCCTTTCTCCTGATGGAACCGTGACAATAGCTTAAAGTAAATACACCATCCTAAtactaaatagaataaaaaagacAAGGCGCTCCTTGAGAGTTAGAAACAACGTGACTGCTCTTCATTTTTCAATGAAAGAAATTTCCAAGATAAATTTCATTCCAGCAAGTAAACAATGCAAGacttcataaaataaaacaaagggcttccttcattcaaccaaagtccAGCACCGTGAAAACCATGTTCAAACCTTCCTCcccaaaaaaataacatttcccAGCCACCTACAAAACAAGTGACGGCTGCCACCCTTTGTCAAAGCCAATTGTCCTCTTTtgtgagggtggggtccaccctaaatcCCTAGGGTTCCAAGTCACCCATTCCTATTTTTAGGCTTAGTTTActttaccaaaaattggcccaaattACAAAAGTTGGTCTAAAAATTCTTAACcactaaattacaatttgattaattctaaactactaaattaaaatataactaatttaaagacagtcttgaattattttgtctcctcccaatgctccaaaatatatctccaaaattttccctacaaataaaaatgcaattaattagctcagaaaattcaaattaattgaaataagaattttcgatcaaattaagcataattaggaaaaacgggaaaatactggataattaagcacaattccctgattaaatctaGCAcattaaactaagtgaaatcaataaaatatcgactcatcgaGGAGCAACTTCTAAAAAACAAGTACGTGCTAAATCTATGTTCTATTTGCCAATAATTCCAAGACTCCAAAGAATGTATGCCTCAAAAGAAACAGCAGCAGAAATGACATGGCACCATCACAACAGGTCGTCAAATGGGGTTTTGCGTCATCCATGCGATGGAGAGGCATGGAAGCACTTTGATAGAGTGCATCCTGCTTTTGCCATTGAGCCACGCAATGTTCGACTTGGTTTATGCTCCGATGGTTTTAATCCATATGTGCAGGTGTCAAATATACCATATTCATGTTGGCCAGTAATTGTGACGTCATACAATCTTCCTTCAGATATGTGTATGTCTAAACCGTACATGTTTTTGACTTGTCTCATTCTGGGGCCATGCAATCCAAAGGTAGGCATTGATGTATACCTAGAGCCCTTGATAGATGACTTGAAAAAGTTGTGGAGTGGTGTCCTAACATATGATATTTCAAGGCAACAAAACTTTATCATGAAGGTGATGCTAATGTGGACAATTAATGATTTTCCTGCTTATGGTATGTTGTCTGGATGGAGCACCCATGGTAAATTGGCTTGTCCACATTGCATGGAGCATTCAAAGGCTTTTAGATTATACCATGGGCGAAAAAATTCGTGGTTTGACTCCCATCGGAGGTTTTTACCAAATGAACATCCCTTTAGGAGAAATAGGAATGCTTTCAAAAAGGGGGAAGTGGACATGGAAGATGCGCCACCTTATTTGACGGGAACTGAAGTTTGGAATAGAGTGAATGGTTATCctaaagaaatggaaaatggtCCACCAAGAATAGATGGATATGGTGAGTGGCATAATTGGACAAAAAAAAGCATCTTTTGGGATCTACCATATTGGAAGGATAATTTGTTAAGGCATAATCTTGATTTCATGCATATCGAGAAGAATttctttgaaaacatttttaataccGTGATGAATGTCAGTGGGAAGTCAAAAGACAATGAAAAGGCTCGAATGGATTTAGGTTTGTATTGTAGACGAAAAGACTTGGAGCTCAAATCTCATAGTAATGGAAAGATGTACAAGCCTAAAGATAATTATACACTTTCAGTAGACCAATCAAAACAGGTCTGTCATTGGTTGAAAGATCTTAGGATGCCTGACAGGTATTCTTCTAACTTGTCAAGGTGTGTTGATGTGAATAGGGGAAAGGTCATTGGGATGAAAAGTCATGACTACCATGTCTTTATGGAATGCTTACTTCCTATAGCTTGTAGTTCTTTACCGACTCATGTTCTCAATCCCATTATAGAAGTAAGTCATTTCTTCAGAGATTTATGTTGTACAACATTGAATGAGGTCGACCTtcggaagatggaagaaaacaTTCCATTCATTCTTTACAAGATGGAGAGAATATTCCCCCCCTCATTCTTTGATTCTATGGAACATCTTCCTATACATCTTCCATATGAGGCAAGACTTGGTGGACCGGTCCAATATAGGTGGATGTACCCATTCGAAAGGTGACAATAACTTGTTGTGTTGTTCAATTCTATTTGACATATTTCATGATCCTAACATACAACTTTTGAAATTGTATAGGTTCATGGGATATGCTAAACGTTCAGTTAAGAATAAAGCTAGGGTTGAAGGATCTATTTGCGCATCATATTTGCACAAAGAAACAACTCATTTCTGTTCCCACTACTTTAAGAACTTTATGTTAACACCACAAAGAAATAGAAATGAAGTAGACATTGAAATTGAAAGGACAACATTATCAGTGTTTGACCAAGCTGGTCGTCATTCCGGGAGAGAATCAACTCATTGGCTAAGTGACAAAGAATTGAGATCAGCTCATGTTCATGTTTTGATCAATTGCAATGAAGTTCAACCTTATCTTGAGTAAGGCTCCAAATAAATTGCTTTTCTCAGGTTGTTGTTGTTatcaattaaattgaaattgacCGAATATTGTCGTACCTATGAACAACTCATTCTTACATACCTATCAACTTTCTGAGTCAAACAGTTCGGCATACATACATGCAAATTTCCCATTGTGGTTCAGGCAAAAAGTACGACTTTGAACCATTCTTAGATATTCATTtctttgttaattatttaattcaagattttcaaatatttatggTTGTAGGTTCATGACGAGCCTTTAAGTGTGAGGAGCCAACATCTTAGAGATTTATCACTTGCTCCTTTAAGATGTGTAAAGGAATGGCATACCTACTTTGTGAATGGATATAAATTTCATACCCATGCATGGAGCCAGGGCAAGAGGACTATAAATAATGGTGTTCATGTTAAAGGTCTTACAGAAGGGGGTGAAGATGATTTCTATGGTGTCATTAAGCACATATATGAGCTCGAGTATAATACCTCAACCATTGAAAAGaagattgtattattttattgtgattgGTTTGATCCATCAAGAGCAGGGACAAGAGTGGATTCGAAGTATGGCATTGTGGATATTCGAATGGATAAAAGATATGTCTTATTTGATCCTTTTATAATTGCACATAATGTAGAACAAGGGTATTATGTACCATATCCTGCATCACGCACAGACAAACAAGGTTGGTGTGTTGCAATAAAGACCAAACCTAGAGTTCGTATATATTCTAATGAGGTAGAAGTCGAGGTGCCATACCAAGTGGAGGAAATGTCACATGTTAATGACATCattgaagttgaagaagttATCCGATTGCAAGATATAGAAGCCGGTCTTCAAGAAGTGGACCCCAATAATGTACCATTAGTTGAAGGGTATATGGATGAAGAAACAAGTGGATCGGAAGAAGAATGCAGTGAAGAGGGACAAAGTGAAGATgtctgatgggtgtcgcagcccatacaaatttgattgcatatgagaaatgcagtatagctagaaATGACTCCTAgattgtctctcaaggaccaaatgtggttcaggaattaggtcaaacacgaagtgggggggtttgaaagtgtttttgtgaatgcaatgacgaaataaaataaaaacaaaaattaaacaatctTAAAACAAGAcacataaactaatttaaatgcactagagaaataaaaaaaatgatccaatactattaaaatgtaatGATGAACTAAACATAAGAAAGACATATTCAGCGGAATGGAAAATTGCAAATgttaaactaataaattaagtGCTGATTTTGGTTTTCTATCCAACCATATCCATCACGGtaaagcattaaaagaaaaggtgtgagagtaaaattaaataaagtaagtTGCTTCTAAATAAATCTCATgcttttctaaaacaaaaaaaataaaaaataaatggatcACTTTCTTTCTCTCCATGAATCATCACCGTTAACACTTTTCTGAGAGAAAGGAAACTAATggaatggataaaaaaaaatctgcacCATATCTAAAGTTGAAGCacttgatttttaaaagaaagaaaattgaaattaacatATTCCAAACTAAATGAAATTAACTCCTATcttttctaaacaaaataaaatgcaatgCTACTCCAGAATTTGCAGAAAGGAAATGATAAACATTGGAAAACGCATGTGCTGGACGTTAATTTACTGGAATCAAAGCCATtaaatgccaaaaaaaaaaactgctgccataaaacttcaataaaaaaaatcatgaacaaaagTAATTCAACAAAGTAGGCTAATTCTCCATTAATATCATCCAATTCCTTTTTCGGTGCAGGTGGCATGaaagctaaataaaaaaaaacatttggaaCTTTTCTCTCAAGGTCGTCACCATGTGCATGCCACCCAATAATCAAGAAACGAAATGAACTTCACAGTGAAACTTCTCCATAATGAaatcaacatttttctttttggaaataaattaaaagttgagTGAAATCATCCCTCTGCACCACGTCCCAACCTTTCTCTTCAAAAATGGAATTCACTTTgctaaagaaaatgaattcGTGAGTGCCTCTAAAATTCTCATCTAAAACCGTAATAGTGTTGCTCTCAAGCAAaggaaaattctaatttatgtAATAGATAAATGAACGTAACAACAACTCACCAaaggtttaataaaaaaaatgcacaaaACTAAATGGAAAGGCAATGATAAATcagtagaaaataataaacgTTAACTCTCCATTCATCCCATTGAAAACAGGTTCCAAGCCAAAAGCCTCCCAGAAAATTCCATGAAAAAAATGCTATCCGAGAATGCTGTCCTAAAAATGGGTGACGGCTACTTCCAAATCCCTAGGGCCATATGTCACttaaaatgaggtggggtccaccctaaaggaaaccctagggtgacaagtgtctTAGACTTTTGGGCCCATCACAAattttaatggcccaatgtgcaaaagtttgtccaaaaagtttaaacaattaaattacaatacaactaaaatttaaaatgtttaatttgagattcttgaatttatttttgtctccttcccaatgctccagattgtatctccaaaatttttcctacaattaaaaatgcaattaattagctcaaaatattcaaattaattaaaattagaatttccggtcaaattaagcactattagcgaaaatgggaaaatatcggacatttaagcacacttccctgattaaattcggtacaataaactaagtgaaatcatgaaaatattgactcatcaaaatagaccacacttagtcttttgcactcctgggcaaaatcaagacgcaaatcaggaaACAAGGCATCAGGGAAGTGACACAGATTCATCACATAGAAAACAAAGattgacaaggaaagaaacagaattacacaatcctcaagaaatctggacaaggaaaaagCAGTAGAAAATATCCAACACAAAATCAGAGAAAGCaaatactcagagaaatcatccaagcaattcaaagcatggcaaaatgatcaattagctcaagaggtgaatcaaaagcaataaAACCTCACAGATTTCACTCtattagtgtttctctcaagtgtctaggataaacaatgtcaactcaatgcattCAAGAAAGCCGACACAAACAGaattggcaagcctctaatatcaacactcaaaacatatgcatgttcaaatcaaaaggtcttttatggatgtaatggggtcaaggaaaagggaggacaaatatggatgagaagcttcaaacaaaaggaaacagatgagcaatggggaacaagtgtaaacacagtataCTTGAAAatgtccttttgatggcatttgcatgtaaagatgttgattgtttgagatgaatggcaattttgtttcacgtgacttgtgaacaatagagagttgaagtgtcaccttaaacacttgagtgattgagtgaaacacttgcttgctatgaactgttaattttcatgagtgcatttttgcttagtggattggtcattcataatctataacatctgttgtgcaatctctggattgaaagcatgcatacaccttattttgatttcactaaagatttgaatttgagtggtgtttgtcatgtactttgggaatgttgaaacattggacgaaagaggataaagccaagttttgttttgtgttgttttgttttgtttgcttgaggacaagcaaaattgtaagtttggggtgttgatgaaggttgaaaaacagttattttcatatgtcattttagacctaattacgccctttactactttgaatgagcttagaatcaagcaaaactcaataaatgagtttgtagagagtcaaaacttgtttttagcgatattatgcttgttttgcattattttatagcatttctgagaaaatgaagaatgaagttgaatataaaggtcgtagactcaagaaaagagaagaaaattgaatatttgaagGAAACATCTGCATTGGCGCTGGGCaattttgagggaaaccgccgagcggtgaCCCTTACCGCCGGGCGATTTGGAGGTTTATggtaaaccgccgggcggcacacttgttccgtcgggcggtggtccgctgggcttgggcttgttttctgttgcgctcctcacctataaatacccctattttgAGTTcatagtcattcttttgacaggggagaacgaccagacccaATTTTGCTCTcaggagaggatctcttggatgcttagactccttttcatcttttctagggtttgcttttccattcttcttccattttccatctagtttcaccatgtcaatggtgaactaaaccctattgttgttgggggaaacaatgtaatcttttgatactctcttttattgaaactNNNNNNNNNNNNNNNNNNNNNNNNNNNNNNNNNNNNNNNNNNNNNNNNNNNNNNNNNNNNNNNNNNNNNNNNNNNNNNNNNNNNNNNNNNNNNNNNNNNNNNNNNNNNNNNNNNNNNNNNNNNNNNNNNNNNNNNNNNNNNNNNNNNNNNNNNNNNNNNNNNNNNNNNNNNNNNNNNNNNNNNNNNNNNNNNNNNNNNNNNNNNNNNNNNNNNNNNNNNNNNNNNNNNNNNNNNNNNNNNNNNNNNNNNNNNNNNNNNNNNNNNNNNNNNNNNNNNNNNNNNNNNNNNNNNNNNNNNNNNNNNNNNNNNNNNNNNNNNNNNNNNNNNNNNNNNNNNNNNNNNNNNNNNNNNNNNNNNNNNNNNNNNNNNNNNNNNNNNNNNNNNNNNNNNNNNNNNNNNNNNNNNNNNNNNNNNNNNNNNNNNNNNNNNNNNNNNNNNNNNNNNNNNNNNNNNNNNNNNNNNNNNNNNNNNNNNNNNNNNNNNNNNNNNNNNNNNNNNNNNNNNNNNNNNNNNNNNNNNNNNNNNNNNNNNNNNNNNNNNNNNNNNNNNNNNNNNNNNNNNNNNNNNNNNNNNNNNNNNNNNNNNNNNNNNNNNNNNNNNNNNNNNNNNNNNNNNNNNNNNNNNNNNNNNNNNNNNNNNNNNNNNNNNNNNNNNNNNNNNNNNNNNNNNNNNNNNNNNNNNNNNNNNNNNNNNNNNNNNNNNNNNNNNNNNNNNNNNNNNNNNNNNNNNNNNNNNNNNNNaacgatattgggttttaccaattatattacttgaacgatttggtacacttgccaatccgtcaacaggcTTGGATTTGttctctgttatttttatgccctatttaaaggcctaCATActctagagaatgtatcttttgatggcttaggtacagaaacacacttttcaccgctttggggtagatttggagatggtgacaactgtccttttctcctcttttaaggtttctatctctttcattccattcacctagtttctccatgaggATGGAGAACTaaccttatttgttgctggggaaagatgtaacctctaaactttcttatatcaaaatccttattttatttatatgcttgcatatgcttatgttatcaattgttgggttccttacctttgcttaatgcttttatcgtttaactcattcggtaaatgttgtttgtctttattgatacagagacgtacagtaatgtcatgaactgtgGGGagttccttgattatgctaataccgcctagagataagggtaggacgagcaattgtatttttcttccgtTTATCCTGCATTACTAGTTACTAGGGGATTCTAGAGATAGaaagctagtaattagtaatagggtcttttcgccaagagattagGTTTAGGGTAGTGATACAAGAAGGCTTAGCACcataggacctatcacaagaggaatggccaaaaagcttcaagatgagtattctccacaaggtcaagtactctttgctatttttggatggaaGATTGGAGACCAAAGAGATGATAGAAATTTACCAAcacatggagaggggtaaagAGGACATTTTCCACATGAGGAGGGGTGTGCCTAGCATAGGAGGGGCTGCCTTTAGtgatttcatttcttttatgcGCATGATGCTTAGCTTTTCCATTTCTCAAGTGTTTTGTAAGGCTTCTAGAAAGccacacatttagcacatggttGATTACATGGCACTAGATTCGTAAAATGTGGATCTAGGCATTCTCCATGCTGGTAGCCAAGAGGTAGTCTATAAATCCTCCTAAGCATGGCTTGTATAAACACTTTTggattgacattaatgaaactctgctgaaatgaATAGCAAGTTCCCTTCCAAGAGTCCTCTTCCTAGCTTGCCtcccattgcaactttcttccacaccatggaagccttctgagttgtgatcCATTTCTCCAAGCTAACCTCCATCTCCCTTCACCATAACTTCACTATTTTCGCTGCCTACCATCCAAAACTTCCAGCAACATCACATTGTCGAGAACCACCAGATTTGTCCTTGGATCTGCCGTGTACGTTTCCATTGAAGGGCATCAACTGTGCTGCTCCATTCATCCTTTGATCTCACGGATCTGCAAGCTTACATTCCCTTggatgtatcaagtggtatcaAAGCCTGGTTCCAGCCAAGAACCGTGAGATAAGTGTCTTCTCATTCCATTTCCATAATGTCAGAAAAATCCTGTAATGTCTTGATTCTGTTTCTTCTATTCATCTCTATCTCAacattttgatgtgtttttagGCTTCTGTTTTGGGTATTAATCATACTAGTTGTGTTTGCTTGAGTCTTCATCATCTTTATTCGGTTATTCTTTGCTGATTTGAGTCATTTTCCATGATTTGAGCATCATTTACGGTTTTGTCTTAGTCATGTCTAAACACTTGTTGTTTTTGTCATTAAATTCGGTTTTCAACCAA harbors:
- the LOC106752505 gene encoding uncharacterized protein LOC106752505; protein product: MYASKETAAEMTWHHHNRSSNGVLRHPCDGEAWKHFDRVHPAFAIEPRNVRLGLCSDGFNPYVQVSNIPYSCWPVIVTSYNLPSDMCMSKPYMFLTCLILGPCNPKVGIDVYLEPLIDDLKKLWSGVLTYDISRQQNFIMKVMLMWTINDFPAYGMLSGWSTHGKLACPHCMEHSKAFRLYHGRKNSWFDSHRRFLPNEHPFRRNRNAFKKGEVDMEDAPPYLTGTEVWNRVNGYPKEMENGPPRIDGYGEWHNWTKKSIFWDLPYWKDNLLRHNLDFMHIEKNFFENIFNTVMNVSGKSKDNEKARMDLGLYCRRKDLELKSHSNGKMYKPKDNYTLSVDQSKQVCHWLKDLRMPDRYSSNLSRCVDVNRGKVIGMKSHDYHVFMECLLPIACSSLPTHVLNPIIEVSHFFRDLCCTTLNEVDLRKMEENIPFILYKMERIFPPSFFDSMEHLPIHLPYEARLGGPVQYRWMYPFERFMGYAKRSVKNKARVEGSICASYLHKETTHFCSHYFKNFMLTPQRNRNEVDIEIERTTLSVFDQAGRHSGRESTHWLSDKELRSAHVHDEPLSVRSQHLRDLSLAPLRCVKEWHTYFVNGYKFHTHAWSQGKRTINNGVHVKGLTEGGEDDFYGVIKHIYELEYNTSTIEKKIVLFYCDWFDPSRAGTRVDSKYGIVDIRMDKRYVLFDPFIIAHNVEQGYYVPYPASRTDKQGWCVAIKTKPRVRIYSNEVEVEVPYQVEEMSHVNDIIEVEEVIRLQDIEAGLQEVDPNNVPLVEGYMDEETSGSEEECSEEGQSEDV